CCCtgcctatatatatatttaattaattcatataaattacTATTTCATTAGGGTTTTGCTTACAATTATcctaattttataattttttatatattgttttgcatgtgattttttttttttttttttatattcaaaaaattattagtaCAATTTATcgtttctctttttttacaaaatttttttaattaaaaataaaaaaaagaatataaagaaaatgaaactGAAAGATACTAgtaataaatgaatatatatatttgaattattttaatttgtaTGTTAATCTTTAActaaaatacaaataaaaaaaataatataaaaaaaatatttagctaagttttatatatataatattttaaaaaaatcaatATGTACTAACATCAGATGAGCAAAATAGAATAATTCACAAATTagattttaatattatattgttaaatcttataatttaaaaaatttgttttaaCTTATAAGCTATCCAAATTTTACATAAccaatgataataatttgttttaaaatacaaaaaattattaaataagaaaaaaaaatgtctcCTTATGAATATTTGttcaaatatataataattggTGATACTGGTAATACAAACtaatttaaaatactttattttaaaattaataatataataccattattattatttttctttttcaggAGTAGGAAAAAGTTGTCTTTTATTACAATTTACAGACAAAAGATTTCGAGCTGATCATGATTTAACTATAGGTGTAGAATTTGGAGCCAGATTAATTAACTTGGAcaataaacaaataaagCTTCAAATATGGGATacgtatatataaaaataataatgaaaaatatatatatattttataatttagatagaattatatatcttaaaattatttttatttttttataaaaaattacgtaaaattaattaaaaattgtaattATGTACTTAAATATtactataaataaatatccTAATTTTtgtctattttattttatttatttttttgataatagTGCTGGTCAAGAATCCTTTAGATCTATAACACGGTCGTATTATCGTGGAGCAGCAGGAGCTCTGTTAGTTTATGACATTACCCGGTAGATATGTATAATTTTACTTGAGTTATGAAAAAATGCATATATAGTAAAGCCTTCATTTATTATGTATTTgtcataaatattattattttgtaataacattttaattttaattttaattttttattttttttaatagaagaGAAACATTTAACCATTTAAACAGATGGCTAGACGAAGTTCGACAAAATTCAAATCCACATATGGCCATAATTTTAGTAGGAAATAAATGCGATTTAGAAAGAAGAGAAGTTACAACTGAAGAGGGTGCACAATTCGCTAGACAAAATGGATTAATATTTTTGGAAACTTCTGCAAAAACAGCAAAAAATGTTGAAGAAGtactaaaaatttaatttcatatgtattttacataattataACAGTTTTTTCTTTACATTTGATTGTTTTTATTTCAGGCTTTTGTATACACAGCAAGGaaaatatatgataataTCTTAGAAGATGTTTATGACTTAAGCAACGaagtaatttttaatattattattcattctttttttttatataaattataataaaatttttacaataatttttgttCTTTGTAGTCTTATGGAATTAAATATGGACCAACTAGCCAATACTCAAGAGTAAAATTGGGTAATATATgcataaataaatacatatatattatatttacaaaCCTTTAAATTtactaataattttttttccttaagATTTACCTTCGATACCAGAATCAAGATCCTCATTTAGCTGttgttaaatttttaaaatcagCATTGCATGCTTTTTTACAGTTGTTCTTTATACTttccttttaattaaatattattcttaaaatgataaattaaaaacaatttaaaaaaaatttttattttaatgaatatatattacataattttttatattgttcttgcttttttttcttttttagtgtctatataataatttgtccctttttattcaaaaatgaattttttttttacattttgagatatatttaaatttttttattaaatttaaaaaatggaaaaaaaaaaaaaaatacatataatattcaagtttttcttctttcttACAATAATAACTGAAAAATTACagattttaaaaagaaaaataagtaaaatgataatttcattttattgtGCATAAAAATgcttaaagaaaaaaaaatataaaaaaataagcacGAATACATATGTATGCTTTAtcacatatttatttaattaaaaagaaaaaagaataaagagagatatataataaaaaaaagatgattttatatctattttataaataatttaattatttcttttcatttGTATCTAAgtattctttatataaattttatttaataactgtatgtttttgtaattttcttatattaaTCATATAGGTGCAATATTACTATCTTATtatatattgtttttattaaaattttacattatgtgaaattttttgatattcatatatctttttattcaaattaaGTACTTTGAATTGTATCATAACTGTGTACACTACAATGATGTAAAAAATCATTTCCATAAATATCCTCAAAATAATCACTATGAAAATCTTTATCAATAAAATCATTCTCACTACTTACTTCACTCGTAGAATCATATGAGGatgaataattttcatttaagtAATTCGCGCAATATATATTCTGCTTCATTGTTGTTTCTGTATTATAAATctcatatattttctttttttctttttttctttttttatttattgtttttttatcttcCTTTTGTTCAAAATTTACATCGATtctattatcattttcactTTCAATATATTCATCACTGTGCTCTGAAGGGATGTCTATTTCTACATTTGCactactatttttttttttcttcaaatgGTACTTTAAAAATTTGTATTCTTCAGATTTTTTATAAGTAGTTGCATTTATATATCCATTATATAAgtaacaattttttatactttcaTTTGCTTCGTCTTCATCATATTCTATGTTTTCAAAGGATGATGTGTCATTTTCTAAATAAGAGCTACTAGTCAATCTATCAATTTCTTTAATTCTGCTATAGTCACTAAATTGTGTTGTATTATAATCCGACTCAAAGCTAAAGGCTTTGTTGTTCAGAAGCAAAGAATTATTATGCTCATTCTGTAAATATGCTCCACCATAAAGATCAATTACATAATGTTCATTTGGCTCCAATACACATGAACTTTCAAGGCATTTATGTACCTTATCTTTTGttattctatattttttttttttagtatcgCAGGTTccaattttatatttttctaatgtTCCATTATTAAGTTTGTTTTTTAA
The sequence above is drawn from the Plasmodium relictum strain SGS1 genome assembly, chromosome: 14 genome and encodes:
- the RAB2 gene encoding ras-related protein Rab-2, putative, with amino-acid sequence MSPYEYLFKYIIIGDTGVGKSCLLLQFTDKRFRADHDLTIGVEFGARLINLDNKQIKLQIWDTAGQESFRSITRSYYRGAAGALLVYDITRRETFNHLNRWLDEVRQNSNPHMAIILVGNKCDLERREVTTEEGAQFARQNGLIFLETSAKTAKNVEEAFVYTARKIYDNILEDVYDLSNESYGIKYGPTSQYSRVKLDLPSIPESRSSFSCC